A section of the Pseudomonas tritici genome encodes:
- a CDS encoding ATPase domain-containing protein, whose product MSTSNALSSDKAATGIVGLDDILAGGLSRSHLFLLEGEPGTGKTTVALHFLQDGAKCGERSLYITLSETERELRQGAKSHGWDLDENIHIFELTPPESILDTDHQQSLLYSSDLELGEATRQIFEVVEKVKPTRVVIDSLSEIRLLAQSSLRYRRQILAIKHYFVRYDATVLLLDDLTTEALDKTVHSVAHGVIRLEELTPVYGAERRRVRVVKYRGQKYRGGFHDFTIAGDGIHVFPRLVAAEHRAGYVRQTLTSGIGELDALLGGGIETGSSTLILGPAGTGKSLISILFAAAAVSRGEKAALFIFDEELGLLFERMRQLNIDLPALQATGNLFIEQVDAAELSPGEFSHRVRRCVDERGIKTVVIDSVNGFQAAMPEENSLILHMHELLLYLNRRGAATFMTVAQHGLVGDMQAPVDLTYLADTVILLRYFEALGKVRRAISVIKKRTGTHESTIREYRIGAGGMAVGDPLESFQGVLRGVPTYIGSEAPLLVDPLE is encoded by the coding sequence TTGTCTACATCCAATGCGCTATCAAGTGACAAAGCAGCCACCGGTATCGTCGGTCTCGACGACATTCTTGCCGGCGGTTTGTCTCGCAGCCATTTGTTCCTGCTCGAAGGTGAGCCTGGGACCGGCAAAACCACCGTCGCCCTGCACTTTCTTCAGGACGGCGCCAAATGCGGCGAGCGATCCCTGTACATCACACTCTCGGAAACCGAGCGCGAGTTGCGCCAGGGTGCCAAGTCCCATGGCTGGGACCTCGATGAAAACATTCACATATTCGAGCTGACGCCGCCCGAAAGCATTCTCGACACTGATCACCAGCAAAGTCTGTTGTATTCGTCCGATCTGGAATTGGGCGAAGCGACCCGGCAGATATTCGAAGTGGTGGAAAAGGTCAAGCCGACCCGCGTGGTGATCGACAGTTTGTCGGAAATCCGCTTGCTGGCGCAGAGTTCGCTGCGCTATCGCCGGCAAATCCTGGCGATCAAGCACTACTTTGTGCGCTATGACGCCACGGTCCTGTTGCTGGATGACTTGACCACCGAAGCGCTGGATAAAACCGTACACAGCGTTGCCCATGGCGTTATCCGCCTGGAAGAGCTGACGCCGGTCTACGGTGCCGAGCGGCGCCGGGTGCGCGTCGTCAAATACCGTGGGCAAAAATACCGCGGCGGCTTTCATGACTTCACCATTGCCGGCGATGGCATCCACGTATTCCCGCGACTGGTGGCCGCCGAACATCGCGCCGGCTATGTCCGTCAAACGCTCACCAGTGGCATTGGCGAATTGGATGCATTGCTGGGTGGCGGCATCGAGACCGGCTCCAGCACGTTAATCCTAGGCCCAGCCGGCACCGGCAAGTCGCTGATTTCGATTCTGTTCGCTGCTGCCGCCGTGTCGCGTGGAGAGAAAGCCGCGCTGTTTATTTTCGATGAAGAACTCGGCCTGTTGTTCGAACGCATGCGGCAGTTGAACATCGATCTTCCAGCACTGCAGGCAACCGGCAATCTTTTCATTGAGCAAGTGGATGCCGCCGAGCTGTCACCGGGTGAGTTTTCTCACCGCGTGCGGCGTTGCGTGGACGAACGCGGCATCAAGACGGTGGTGATCGACAGCGTCAACGGTTTCCAGGCCGCCATGCCGGAAGAGAACTCGCTGATCCTGCACATGCACGAACTGTTGCTTTACCTCAACCGACGTGGTGCCGCGACCTTCATGACCGTTGCCCAGCACGGTCTGGTCGGTGACATGCAGGCGCCCGTCGACCTTACTTACCTGGCAGACACGGTGATCCTGTTGCGTTACTTCGAGGCACTCGGCAAAGTCCGACGGGCTATTTCCGTGATCAAGAAACGTACCGGTACCCACGAGTCGACCATCCGCGAGTACCGCATCGGCGCCGGCGGCATGGCCGTTGGTGACCCACTCGAGTCGTTCCAGGGCGTATTGCGCGGGGTGCCGACGTACATCGGGAGTGAAGCCCCGCTGCTCGTGGACCCGTTAGAGTGA
- a CDS encoding ATP-binding protein, whose product MSLPVSERAIILAPMGRDSVLASMMLKEAGYGSLIASDLPRLCEALEQGAGLLIVAVEALRGVDLNTLLDCLRRQPPWSDLPIVLMTHHGGKEQSGSSHLSNLLGNVTFLERPFHPSTLISLVTTAVRSRRRQYEARDRLVDLSESELRLQRTLATLEQQVEERTMQLRSNEEALRQSQKMEAVGQLTGGIAHDFNNMLTGIIGSLEMLRRRIARGKLDDLDSLIDLGVTSANRAASLTHRLLAFSRRQSLDSKPVEINQLVTSMGELLQRSINESIALDMQLAHEPWTAEADPNQLENALLNLVINARDAMPNGGRLTVETNNRHLDSVFTAAYGTLLPGDYVELRVSDTGCGIPESVIGRVFDPFFTTKPIGQGTGLGLSMIYGFARQSRGHVTIHSEVGKGTTVSLFLPRFIGEIAAELVADPALLPSANAGETVLIVEDDPAVRVLVSAVLKELGYGYVEAGDANTAVPIIESEQRIDLMISDVGLPGMNGRQLAEIGRQIRPDLKVLFITGYAEHAAVRGGFLDPGMQLITKPFTFDLLTVKVREMIKQSVDMTDR is encoded by the coding sequence ATGTCGTTACCTGTATCCGAGCGAGCAATCATTCTTGCGCCGATGGGACGCGATAGCGTACTCGCGTCAATGATGCTCAAAGAAGCGGGGTATGGCAGCCTGATTGCCAGCGACTTGCCACGACTGTGCGAGGCGCTGGAGCAAGGCGCCGGCCTGCTGATCGTGGCGGTCGAAGCGTTGCGCGGTGTTGACCTCAATACGTTGCTTGATTGCCTGCGTCGCCAGCCGCCCTGGTCCGATTTGCCCATCGTGCTGATGACTCACCATGGCGGCAAGGAGCAAAGCGGCTCGTCTCACCTGAGCAATTTGCTTGGCAACGTGACCTTTCTGGAACGACCGTTTCACCCCTCCACGCTGATCAGCCTGGTTACTACTGCCGTGCGCAGCCGGCGCCGGCAGTATGAGGCGCGCGACCGCCTGGTTGACTTAAGTGAGAGCGAACTGCGCCTGCAACGTACGTTGGCAACCTTGGAGCAGCAGGTCGAAGAACGCACCATGCAGCTGCGCAGCAACGAGGAAGCCCTGCGCCAATCTCAGAAAATGGAAGCCGTCGGCCAGCTCACTGGCGGTATCGCGCACGACTTCAACAACATGTTGACGGGGATCATCGGCAGCCTGGAAATGCTGCGAAGGCGTATTGCCCGAGGCAAATTGGACGACCTGGACAGCCTCATCGATCTGGGCGTCACCTCCGCTAACCGTGCGGCGAGCCTTACCCATCGGCTGCTGGCGTTTTCGCGCCGGCAATCACTTGACTCCAAGCCCGTGGAGATCAACCAACTGGTAACTTCGATGGGTGAGTTGCTGCAACGCAGTATCAACGAAAGCATCGCCCTGGACATGCAACTCGCCCACGAACCGTGGACCGCCGAGGCCGACCCCAATCAGTTGGAAAACGCCCTGCTCAACCTAGTGATCAATGCCCGTGACGCGATGCCCAACGGTGGCCGCCTGACCGTGGAAACCAATAACCGCCACCTCGACAGTGTGTTCACCGCCGCCTACGGCACCCTGCTGCCGGGTGACTACGTTGAACTGCGCGTCAGCGACACGGGCTGTGGCATTCCGGAAAGTGTTATCGGCCGCGTGTTCGACCCATTCTTTACGACCAAGCCCATCGGCCAGGGCACGGGACTGGGTTTATCGATGATCTACGGGTTTGCCCGCCAGTCGCGTGGCCATGTGACCATTCACAGCGAAGTGGGCAAAGGCACGACGGTCAGTCTGTTTCTGCCACGGTTCATCGGCGAAATCGCCGCCGAGTTAGTGGCTGACCCAGCGCTTTTGCCTTCCGCCAATGCGGGGGAAACGGTACTGATTGTCGAGGACGACCCCGCCGTGCGCGTGCTGGTCAGCGCGGTACTCAAAGAGTTGGGTTATGGCTATGTCGAAGCGGGTGACGCCAACACGGCGGTGCCGATCATCGAGTCGGAGCAACGTATTGACTTGATGATCAGCGACGTTGGCCTGCCCGGCATGAATGGCCGCCAACTGGCGGAAATCGGCCGGCAGATCCGTCCGGATCTCAAGGTGCTGTTCATCACCGGTTACGCCGAGCATGCAGCGGTGCGTGGCGGTTTCCTTGATCCTGGGATGCAGTTGATCACCAAGCCGTTCACCTTTGATTTGTTGACCGTAAAGGTCCGGGAGATGATCAAACAGTCAGTCGACATGACGGACCGCTGA
- a CDS encoding response regulator, whose product MSEDAQDVVLIVEDDESIMFVLGEYLAGLGYRVLKAIDGEQAFEILATKPHLDLMVTDYRLPGGISGVQIAEPAMKLRPELKVIFISGYPQEILDCNSPITRNAPILAKPFDLDTLQEHIQRLLA is encoded by the coding sequence ATGAGTGAAGATGCGCAAGATGTCGTTCTGATCGTCGAGGACGACGAATCCATTATGTTTGTGCTGGGCGAGTACCTGGCCGGCCTCGGCTATCGGGTATTGAAGGCCATCGATGGGGAGCAGGCCTTCGAAATCCTCGCAACCAAGCCGCACCTGGACCTTATGGTGACCGACTACCGCCTGCCCGGCGGGATTTCCGGGGTGCAGATCGCCGAGCCGGCGATGAAGTTGCGCCCGGAACTGAAAGTGATCTTCATCAGCGGTTACCCGCAGGAAATCCTTGACTGCAACAGCCCCATCACGCGCAACGCGCCGATCCTGGCCAAGCCGTTTGACCTGGATACGCTGCAAGAGCATATCCAGCGGTTGTTGGCCTGA
- a CDS encoding hybrid sensor histidine kinase/response regulator, whose amino-acid sequence MLSTVQAKLLIVDDLPENLLALEALIKREDRQVFKALSADEALSLLLEHEFALAILDVQMPGMNGFELAELMRGTEKTKNIPIVFVSAAGRELNYAFKGYESGAVDFLHKPLDIHAVKSKVNVFVDLYRQSKAMKLQVEALERSRREQELLLSRLQAAQAELEQAVRMRDDFMSIVAHEVRTPLNGLILETQLRKMHLARDNAAAFTLDKMHAMVDRDERQIQSLIRLIEDMLDVSRIRTGKLSIRPARFDLAQLVSNLVENFGPQVAAAGSSMELIVDGPVEGNWDEFRIEQVVTNLLTNALRYGAKSPVQVRVYSEHGEARVEVRDHGIGISEENQKRIFQQFERVSASQVAAGLGLGLFISEQIVAAHGGTIEVESQIGEGALFRVCLPLEALA is encoded by the coding sequence ATGTTAAGTACTGTGCAGGCCAAACTGCTGATCGTCGACGATCTGCCGGAAAACCTGCTGGCCCTCGAAGCGCTGATCAAGCGCGAGGACCGGCAGGTGTTCAAGGCATTGAGCGCTGACGAGGCCTTGTCCCTGTTGCTGGAGCACGAGTTCGCCCTGGCGATTCTCGATGTACAGATGCCCGGCATGAATGGTTTTGAGTTGGCCGAATTGATGCGCGGCACCGAAAAGACCAAGAACATCCCGATTGTGTTTGTCAGTGCTGCCGGCCGTGAGCTCAATTACGCCTTCAAGGGCTATGAAAGCGGCGCCGTCGACTTCTTGCACAAGCCGCTGGATATCCATGCGGTAAAGAGCAAGGTCAATGTGTTCGTTGACCTGTACCGCCAAAGCAAAGCCATGAAGCTTCAGGTAGAAGCGCTTGAGCGCAGCCGTCGCGAGCAAGAACTGTTGCTGTCGCGCCTGCAGGCCGCGCAGGCCGAGCTGGAGCAGGCGGTCCGTATGCGTGACGACTTCATGTCAATCGTCGCCCACGAAGTGCGCACGCCTCTCAATGGCCTGATCCTCGAGACCCAACTGCGCAAGATGCACCTGGCCCGGGATAACGCCGCCGCATTCACCCTGGACAAGATGCACGCCATGGTCGACCGCGACGAGCGCCAGATCCAGAGCCTGATTCGCCTGATCGAAGACATGCTCGATGTGTCGCGCATCCGCACCGGCAAGTTGTCGATCCGCCCGGCGCGTTTCGATCTGGCGCAGCTTGTGAGCAACCTGGTAGAGAACTTCGGCCCCCAAGTCGCGGCGGCGGGCTCTTCCATGGAACTGATCGTCGACGGCCCCGTGGAAGGCAACTGGGACGAGTTCCGCATCGAACAGGTGGTGACCAACCTGTTGACCAACGCACTGCGCTACGGCGCCAAAAGCCCGGTGCAGGTGCGCGTGTACAGCGAACACGGCGAAGCTCGCGTGGAAGTGCGTGATCACGGGATCGGTATCAGTGAAGAAAACCAGAAGCGAATTTTCCAGCAGTTCGAGCGTGTGTCTGCCAGCCAAGTGGCTGCGGGCCTCGGCCTGGGGCTGTTTATTTCCGAGCAGATCGTTGCAGCCCATGGCGGCACTATCGAGGTCGAGAGCCAGATAGGCGAGGGCGCCTTGTTTCGGGTGTGTTTGCCCCTCGAGGCATTGGCATGA
- a CDS encoding chemotaxis protein CheB, giving the protein MNQAAASPASVRGIEAIVIGASAGGVEALLTVFSELPADFGLPIITVLHLPDERRSQLAEVFDRRVAMRVVEARDKEMLKPGTLYFAGPGYHLSVEQDRSLSLSQEDRVHHSRPAIDFLFESAADAYGKGLMAILLTGANHDGARGLAHVKQQGGTTVVQEPTEARIAVMPRAALALHTPDHILTLSRIGSLLASLEYSPC; this is encoded by the coding sequence ATGAATCAAGCGGCTGCCAGCCCGGCATCGGTCCGGGGCATAGAGGCTATCGTCATCGGTGCGTCTGCCGGTGGCGTGGAAGCCTTGCTGACGGTGTTCAGCGAATTGCCAGCGGATTTCGGCTTGCCGATCATCACCGTGCTGCACTTGCCGGATGAACGCCGCAGCCAATTGGCCGAGGTGTTCGACCGGCGTGTTGCCATGCGAGTGGTGGAGGCCCGTGACAAGGAAATGCTCAAGCCCGGCACCCTGTACTTCGCCGGGCCCGGCTACCACCTGTCGGTGGAGCAGGATCGCAGCCTGTCCCTGAGCCAGGAAGACCGTGTGCACCACTCGCGGCCGGCAATTGATTTCCTGTTTGAATCGGCCGCCGATGCGTACGGCAAAGGCTTGATGGCTATCCTGTTGACCGGCGCCAACCATGACGGCGCCCGGGGCCTGGCCCACGTCAAGCAGCAAGGTGGAACTACTGTGGTGCAAGAACCCACTGAAGCACGCATTGCTGTCATGCCCCGTGCAGCGCTGGCGCTGCATACACCCGACCACATTCTAACGTTGAGCCGGATTGGCTCACTGCTGGCTTCCCTGGAATATTCCCCATGTTAA
- a CDS encoding CheR family methyltransferase, with translation MERRFLETSSDIELRLLIEAIYLKYSYDFRDYSGASVKRRVAHALRQFDCATISALQERVLHDPAAFMQLLQFLTIPVSEMFRDPSHFLAIRQEVVPLLKTYPSIKIWIAGCSTGEEVYSMAILLREEGLLERTIIYATDINPASLEKAKQGIFSLENVRAYTANYQQAGGQRSFADYYTAAYEYAIFDKTLRENVTFADHSLATDSVFSETQLISCRNVLIYFNKKLQDRAFGLFHESLCHRGFLVLGSKETLDFSAYGKQFEPLVKQERIYRKL, from the coding sequence GTGGAGCGACGTTTTTTGGAAACAAGCAGTGACATTGAGTTGCGCCTGTTGATTGAGGCGATTTACCTCAAGTACAGCTACGACTTTCGCGACTACTCCGGTGCGTCCGTCAAGCGCCGCGTGGCCCATGCGTTGCGCCAGTTCGACTGTGCGACCATTTCCGCCTTGCAGGAGCGTGTGCTGCACGACCCGGCGGCGTTCATGCAGTTGCTGCAATTTCTGACGATCCCGGTGAGCGAGATGTTTCGTGACCCGTCGCACTTCCTGGCGATCCGCCAGGAAGTGGTGCCGTTGCTCAAGACCTACCCGTCGATCAAGATCTGGATCGCCGGCTGCAGCACGGGCGAGGAGGTGTACTCCATGGCCATCCTGCTGCGTGAAGAGGGCTTGCTGGAGCGTACGATCATCTACGCCACGGATATCAACCCGGCGTCGTTGGAGAAGGCCAAGCAAGGCATCTTTTCCCTGGAAAACGTACGGGCCTACACGGCCAACTATCAGCAGGCGGGCGGGCAACGCTCATTTGCCGACTACTACACGGCAGCCTACGAGTACGCGATCTTCGATAAGACGCTGCGCGAGAATGTCACGTTCGCCGACCACAGCCTGGCGACTGACAGTGTGTTTTCAGAAACTCAATTAATTTCGTGTCGTAACGTGTTGATTTATTTCAATAAAAAATTGCAAGATCGCGCGTTTGGGTTGTTCCATGAGTCGCTGTGCCATCGCGGCTTTTTGGTGCTGGGCAGCAAGGAAACCTTGGATTTCTCCGCGTACGGCAAACAGTTTGAACCCTTGGTCAAACAGGAACGGATCTACCGAAAACTATGA
- a CDS encoding response regulator, with translation MTPASSVDEKSFRNLLSRNVALPLSVGVLSAVFFVVLITYLLSVIQWVEHTDRVINNLNESSKLTVDLETGMRGFLITGDEHFLDPYEVAKPRIIADLRNLQELVADNPQQVDRLKRLEALQAEWNNYAQSMIDLQRTSGDYRDAVKAGRGKRLTDEIRKEYDDAVAMEQQFRIARNEEVTRTTVISVTLYLAFVLGLSGFLAYIGRKNLVSLSDSYSENLASQQKIARRLERQAWLRNGQTELAEQVLGQLTLNMLGRNILQFFAQYMGSVVGALYVREEHGGLKRVATYGFSREQEQREQAIYSDEGIVGQAAHLDRLIRLDDVPVDYFKVSSGLGEGAARSVLVVPTNNDERVNGVIELGFLRPLEERDVELLELISSNIGTSIEAARYRQRLQEVLAETQQLNEELQVQQEELKTANEELEEQSRILKESQAHLETQQAELEQTNEQLAEQTETLAEQRDAMDRKNIELNQAQLALEDRAEELQRSSKYKSEFLANMSHELRTPLNSSLILAKLLAENPQENLSAEQVKFAESIYSAGNDLLNLINDILDISKVEAGKLEVRPETSSVARLVDGLRGMFEPLAADRKLGFQVDVQEGTPTLLFTDRQRLEQILKNLLSNALKFTEQGEVSLSVSRAPGEGIAFTVRDSGIGIAPDHQESIFEAFRQADGTTNRRYGGTGLGLSISRDLATLLGGYISVTSEPGKGSVFTLVLPEQYVEREADAAPVEQPRQAVVVPAPMPVKVTPLPVADAKQIPRFADDRDKAPFTTRCILVVEDEPNFARILFDLAHELGYNCLVAHGADEGYSLAEEYIPDAILLDMRLPDHSGLTVLQRLKEHANTRHIPVHVISVEDRVEAAMHMGAIGYAVKPTTREELKDVFARLEAKLTQKVKRVLLVEDDDLQRDSIARLIGDDDIEITAVGFAQEALDLLRNHVYDCMIIDLKLPDMLGNELLKRMATEDICSFPPVIVYTGRNLTRDEEAELRKYSRSIIIKGARSPERLLDEVTLFLHKVESQLSHDRQKMLKTARSRDKVFEGRKILLVDDDVRNIFALTSALEHKGAVVVIGRNGREAIDKLNEVEDIDLVLMDVMMPEMDGYEATALIRQDPRWKKLPIIAVTAKAMKDDQERCLAAGSNDYLAKPIDLDRLFSLIRVWLPKIERI, from the coding sequence ATGACTCCCGCGTCGTCCGTCGATGAAAAGAGCTTTCGTAACCTCCTGAGCCGAAACGTTGCACTGCCCCTGAGTGTGGGTGTGCTCAGTGCAGTGTTTTTCGTCGTGCTGATCACCTACCTGTTGTCGGTAATCCAGTGGGTGGAACACACCGATCGGGTTATCAATAACCTGAATGAATCGTCCAAGCTGACGGTGGACCTGGAAACCGGCATGCGCGGCTTCCTGATCACCGGTGACGAGCATTTCCTCGACCCCTACGAAGTGGCCAAGCCGCGAATCATCGCCGACCTGCGCAATTTGCAGGAGCTGGTGGCGGACAATCCGCAGCAGGTGGACCGCCTCAAACGCCTGGAAGCATTGCAGGCCGAGTGGAACAACTATGCCCAGTCGATGATTGATCTGCAGCGCACGAGCGGCGACTACCGCGATGCGGTCAAGGCCGGCCGCGGCAAGCGCCTGACTGACGAAATCCGCAAGGAATATGACGACGCGGTGGCGATGGAGCAGCAGTTCCGCATCGCCCGCAATGAAGAGGTCACCCGCACAACGGTGATCAGTGTCACCTTGTACTTGGCATTTGTGTTGGGGTTAAGCGGTTTCCTGGCTTATATCGGCCGTAAGAATCTTGTTTCATTATCAGACAGTTACAGCGAAAACCTCGCGTCACAACAGAAGATCGCGCGACGCTTGGAACGGCAAGCCTGGCTGCGCAATGGCCAGACCGAACTGGCTGAACAGGTCCTCGGCCAACTCACCTTGAACATGCTCGGCCGCAATATCCTGCAATTCTTTGCCCAGTACATGGGCTCGGTCGTTGGCGCGCTGTACGTGCGCGAAGAACACGGCGGCCTCAAGCGCGTGGCCACCTACGGTTTCTCCCGCGAGCAAGAGCAACGGGAGCAGGCCATCTACAGCGACGAAGGCATCGTTGGGCAGGCAGCCCATCTGGATCGGCTGATTCGCCTGGACGACGTGCCAGTGGATTATTTCAAAGTCAGTTCTGGCCTGGGTGAAGGCGCTGCCCGTAGCGTACTGGTGGTGCCGACCAACAATGACGAGCGGGTCAATGGGGTGATTGAGCTGGGTTTCCTGCGCCCACTGGAAGAGCGTGACGTCGAGCTGCTGGAGCTGATCTCCAGCAATATCGGCACCTCCATCGAGGCCGCTCGGTATCGTCAACGCCTGCAGGAAGTGCTGGCCGAGACCCAGCAGCTCAACGAAGAGCTGCAAGTGCAACAGGAAGAGCTCAAGACCGCCAACGAAGAGCTGGAAGAACAGTCACGCATCCTCAAAGAGTCCCAGGCCCACCTGGAAACCCAGCAGGCTGAGCTGGAGCAGACCAACGAGCAACTGGCCGAGCAAACCGAGACCCTCGCCGAGCAGCGCGACGCCATGGACCGCAAGAATATCGAGCTCAACCAGGCCCAGCTCGCACTGGAAGATCGCGCCGAAGAGCTGCAGCGCTCCAGCAAGTACAAGTCTGAATTCCTCGCCAACATGTCCCACGAGCTGCGCACACCGCTGAACAGCTCGCTGATCCTGGCCAAGTTGCTGGCCGAGAACCCCCAGGAAAACCTCAGCGCTGAGCAGGTCAAGTTTGCCGAGTCGATCTATTCCGCCGGCAATGACTTGCTCAACCTGATCAACGACATCCTCGACATCTCCAAGGTCGAAGCCGGCAAGCTGGAAGTGCGCCCGGAAACCTCCAGCGTGGCGCGCCTTGTAGACGGCCTGCGCGGGATGTTCGAGCCGCTGGCGGCCGATCGTAAGCTGGGTTTCCAGGTGGACGTGCAGGAAGGTACGCCGACCCTGCTGTTTACCGACCGCCAGCGCCTGGAGCAGATCCTGAAAAACCTGCTGTCCAACGCGCTCAAGTTTACCGAGCAAGGCGAGGTCAGCCTGTCGGTGTCCCGTGCACCCGGGGAAGGCATTGCCTTCACGGTGCGCGATTCCGGCATCGGTATCGCCCCGGACCACCAGGAAAGCATCTTCGAAGCCTTCCGGCAGGCCGACGGCACCACCAACCGCCGTTATGGCGGCACCGGCCTCGGGCTGTCTATTTCCCGCGACCTGGCCACCCTGCTGGGCGGTTACATCAGTGTGACCAGCGAGCCAGGCAAGGGCAGTGTCTTTACCCTGGTATTGCCGGAGCAGTATGTAGAGCGCGAAGCAGACGCGGCACCGGTCGAACAACCACGCCAAGCAGTCGTGGTGCCTGCGCCAATGCCGGTCAAGGTAACACCGCTGCCGGTAGCCGATGCCAAGCAGATCCCGCGTTTCGCCGACGACCGCGACAAGGCCCCCTTCACCACGCGCTGCATCCTGGTGGTGGAAGACGAGCCGAATTTCGCCCGCATCCTGTTCGACCTGGCCCACGAGCTCGGCTATAACTGCCTGGTGGCCCATGGCGCAGACGAAGGCTACAGCCTGGCCGAAGAGTACATCCCTGACGCGATCCTGCTGGATATGCGCCTGCCGGACCACTCCGGGCTGACCGTGCTGCAACGCCTGAAAGAACACGCCAACACCCGCCATATCCCGGTGCATGTGATTTCCGTGGAAGACCGTGTCGAGGCGGCCATGCACATGGGCGCCATTGGTTATGCGGTCAAGCCCACCACCCGCGAAGAGCTCAAGGACGTCTTTGCACGCCTGGAAGCCAAGCTGACCCAGAAGGTCAAGCGCGTACTGCTGGTGGAAGACGATGACCTGCAGCGCGACAGCATTGCCCGCCTGATCGGCGACGATGACATCGAGATCACCGCCGTTGGCTTCGCCCAGGAAGCCCTCGACCTGCTGCGCAACCATGTCTACGACTGTATGATCATCGACCTCAAGCTGCCCGACATGCTCGGTAACGAGCTGCTCAAGCGCATGGCCACTGAGGACATCTGCTCGTTCCCGCCGGTGATCGTCTACACCGGGCGCAACCTGACCCGCGACGAAGAGGCCGAACTGCGCAAGTATTCGCGCTCGATCATCATCAAGGGCGCGCGTTCACCGGAACGCCTGCTGGATGAGGTCACACTCTTTCTGCACAAAGTCGAGTCCCAGCTGTCCCATGATCGTCAAAAGATGCTCAAGACTGCGCGCAGCCGCGACAAGGTCTTCGAGGGGCGCAAGATCCTGTTGGTGGACGACGATGTGCGCAACATCTTCGCCCTGACCAGCGCCCTGGAGCACAAAGGCGCCGTGGTGGTCATTGGGCGCAATGGCCGTGAAGCCATCGACAAACTCAACGAGGTCGAGGATATCGATCTGGTGTTGATGGACGTGATGATGCCGGAAATGGACGGTTACGAGGCTACCGCCTTGATCCGCCAGGACCCGCGCTGGAAGAAGTTGCCGATCATCGCAGTCACGGCCAAAGCGATGAAGGACGATCAGGAACGCTGCCTGGCCGCCGGCTCCAATGATTACCTGGCCAAGCCGATTGACCTGGACCGCCTGTTTTCTTTGATTCGCGTGTGGCTACCGAAGATAGAACGCATTTAA
- a CDS encoding response regulator, giving the protein MSAVTSTILVVEDDAIVRMLIVDVLEELEFSVVEAADAEEALALVQNTDQVIDLLMTDVGLPDMDGKQLAIKVRELRPALPILFASGYAENIDVSAGMQVIAKPFSIDQLRDKVKSMLPAL; this is encoded by the coding sequence ATGTCTGCAGTCACCTCCACCATCCTTGTCGTCGAAGACGATGCCATCGTGCGCATGCTCATCGTCGATGTCTTGGAGGAGCTGGAATTCAGTGTGGTAGAGGCGGCCGACGCCGAGGAGGCGCTGGCTCTGGTGCAAAACACCGACCAGGTGATCGACCTGCTGATGACCGACGTCGGCCTGCCTGACATGGACGGCAAGCAACTGGCGATCAAGGTCCGCGAACTACGCCCTGCCCTGCCAATCCTGTTCGCCAGCGGCTATGCCGAGAATATCGACGTGTCTGCCGGCATGCAGGTCATCGCCAAGCCGTTTTCCATTGATCAACTGCGCGACAAAGTCAAATCGATGTTGCCTGCGCTGTAA